In Excalfactoria chinensis isolate bCotChi1 chromosome 5, bCotChi1.hap2, whole genome shotgun sequence, a single genomic region encodes these proteins:
- the LOC140253144 gene encoding exocyst complex component 3-like, whose amino-acid sequence MKKIKSSCKALVGRGHKREKGAGEKAKMLPEAKKREKQETNWVENLKSLADNVVETVPSRQKAAVKKDKSKNEAENLLEMETSRKEEKREMPSEETIRGFIEQGNFYQACRRISHLEQSGNDDVGNSESLYTLLAERMWSAVRKALGRSDEMLLQPLQSVGESLQWQKRKKEEWMSSKQGMEPGMEPASTWHPNFWEKDLEKELTQYWTARISPFIPTGDADESALKQHLSQLEKTFLLNLEHRSGAFKEAGLLIPYTRCCHASLSSHLAALTDSEHCTFSQGLLVYKWCLEAYNRGSGTQLGPRQSSQHSDVQSLMWIILKTEEKLLAVTRKEVGKALNEAFDTGETPCTDAAVIQILTKKTEAAQHISESLREKVEAVCLEEYLNFLNSYENKVRSFLQQNCSHGISSSLRIIEDFCILRNVWYNLTYLYSASTDQDVKIKRIIDRTEDKIMEHFLQTVTSEIKGTLKDHFRKSDSGFRRILEVLKQSFLVFKRKKTDKYQDLVKSVNNIIAKEYVQAFLATCRKLSMKRRRQMVSKMEEDHRMLCAIFKECLGPAAGALKDPIQVILTLIQAPDAEGMKIALLLVPNHFPGLREEHLKAVLDIREPLRREDRDALLKIFRDNCRKTEAEGSLLFEDIEVKPGTCTCCCCFCC is encoded by the exons ATGAAGAAGATAAAGAGTTCCTGCAAAGCCTTGGTGGGAAGAGGCCACAAGCGGGAGAAAGGGGCCGGGGAGAAGGCAAAGATGCTTCCCGAAGCcaagaagagagagaagcaggaaaCAAACTGGGTAGAAAACCTGAAAAGCTTGGCCGACAATGTGGTAGAGACTGTTCCTAGCAGGCAAAAGGCAGCTGTAAAGAAggataaaagcaaaaatgaggcagaaaatttgctggaaatggaaacaagcaggaaagaagagaagagagagatgcCTTCAG AGGAAACCATCCGTGGATTCATTGAGCAAGGAAATTTTTATCAAGCTTGCCGTCGTATTTCTCATTTGGAGCAGTCTGGAAATGATGATGTGGGAAACTCTGAGTCACTTTACACTCTCCTGGCTGAACGAATGTGGTCTGCTGTGAGAAAAGCCCTTGGTAGGAGTGATGAgatgctcctgcagcctttgcaGTCAGTGGGTGAATCGCTGCAGTGGCAGAAGCGGAAGAAAGAGGAGTGGATGAGCAGTAAGCaagggatggagccagggaTGGAGCCTGCTTCCACCTGGCATCCAAACTTCTGGGAGAAAGATCTGGAGAAAGAACTAACGCAGTACTGGACAGCCCGGATTTCCCCCTTTATTCCCACTGGTGATGCAGATGAGTCTGCACTAAAACAGCATCTGAGTCAGTTGGAAAAAACATTCCTCCTGAACCTGGAGCACAGAAGTGGTGCCTTCAAAGAAGCAGGACTGCTCATCCCCTACACACGGTGCTGCCATGCTTCCTTGTCCTCTCACCTTGCTGCCCTTACTGACAGTGAGCACTGTACCTTCAGCCAAGGGCTCTTAGTTTACAAATGGTGCCTGGAAGCATACAATAG GGGCAGTGGGACACAGTTGGGACCCAGgcagagctcccagcacagtGATGTGCAAAGTCTCATGTGGATTattctgaagacagaagaaaagttaCTTGCAGTCACCCGG aaggaagTAGGGAAAGCCCTGAATGAAGCCTTTGATACTGGGGAAACCCCTTGCACAGATGCTGCAGTCATTCAG ATATTAACAAAGAAGACAGAAGCAGCCCAGCACATCAGTGAGAGCCTAAGGGAGAAGGTGGAAGCTGTATGCCTGGAGGAGTACCTGAACTTCCTGAACAG CTATGAAAACAAAGTCAGAAGCTTTCTCCAGCAAAACTGCTCCCATGGGATCTCCAGCAGCTTAAGAATCATTGAGGACTTCTGCATTCTCAG AAATGTCTGGTATAATTTAACGTACCTTTATAGTGCCAGCACTGATCAGGATGTTAAGATAAAAAGAATTATAGACAGGACAGAAGACAAGATTATGGAGCATTTTCTGCAGACAGTCACTTCTGAAATCAAG GGAACACTGAAGGATCATTTCAGAAAGAGTGACAGTGGTTTCAGGCGCATCCTTGAAGTCttaaagcaaagctttttggtgttcaagaggaaaaaaacagacaaatatCAG GACCTAGTCAAGTCTGTGAACAACATAATTGCTAAGGAATATGTACAAGCCTTCCTGGCCACTTGCAGGAAATTGTCTATGAAGAGGAGGCGGCAGATGGTCAGCAAGATGGAAGAAGATCATAGGATGCTGTGTGCCATCTTTAAAGAGTGCTTA GGTCCCGCAGCTGGTGCTCTCAAGGATCCCATTCAAGTAATTCTAACACTTATTCAAGCTCCTGATGCTGAGGGGATGAAAATAGCCCTGCTGCTCGTACCCAACCACTTTCCTGGTctaag GGAAGAACATCTGAAGGCAGTGTTGGACATCAGAGAGCCACTCCGCCGAGAAGACAGAGATGCTCTCCTGAAGATATTTCGTGATAATTGTaggaaaactgaagcagaaggcAGCCTGCTTTTTGAAGATATAGAAGTAAAGCCTGGAACGTGTACatgctgttgctgcttttgttgttaG